From the Lathyrus oleraceus cultivar Zhongwan6 chromosome 3, CAAS_Psat_ZW6_1.0, whole genome shotgun sequence genome, the window AACTTGCAGACTAGAGGAGTTGATTGTACATTGGCATTTAATATTTCTCTTTTTCTAAGATTTCATTGATTCAATTTTTCCATCCCATAATTTTGTATTTATCTTTTTCTAAAAGtccaaaaattcataacaaaAATGGAGTTGTTATTACTCACCAAATAAATTATTGTAGTAGTCTTTCCTTTTCCTCAATTTATTGCTTTTCCACAATTTATTGCGAGTCTTTTCTTGGAGATTTGTTATACACCTAGTGTGACCAATAAATCAAAGATCCTCTATTTAGATTCATTCTGTGGTCAAGTCAAATTCTAAGAAACCAGGCTATCGTCTATGTTGTAGGAAAAACAGATTTAGATTTGAAACTCATTACAGCATTGCAAACAGTACACCATATCATATCAAAATTGTAATACACATGGAAGACAAGATTAAAAAGTAAAACTAATCTCAAACTTATCCAAAAAGCGGTCTCATAATCTAAATTTACGCAGCTGCCACTTGTTGAGAAGCAATTCTCTTTCTAGCCTCCTCAATGACAGTCAATTTGATACCTTTGCCTTTGGGTAGAGACACCCAAGGTTTTGTCCCTTTGCCAATAGTGAAGACATTACCCAATCGGGTCGCAAACTCATGACCAGTGGCATCCTGGACGTGAATAGTCTCGAAAGTTCCTTTGTGCTTCTCCCTGTTCTTAATGACACCGACACGGCCTCTATTCCTCCCTCCAGTCACCATAACAACATTCCCCACATCAAATTTGATGAAATCGGTTATCTTGTTTTGTTCCAAGTCTAGTTTGATTGTGTCGTTAGCTTTAATTAGAGGATCAGGATATCGGATGGTGCGCCCATCATAGGTATTCAGATAAGGTATCCCTTTCTGCCCAAACTGAACAGAACGGACCTTGCAGAGCTTAAACTGAAAAAAGATGGTGGGAGCAAGGTTGATAACAAAAAGACATTACAAAACAATGCTTCTTAATATGGACACAAATTagatatagatatagatatattATAAATGATTAGACAGACCTTGGCCTCATCATCCCTTACTGAATGGAGACGGAATCGACCCTTTGTGTCATAGAGAAGACGGAAATTTTCATTTGTCTTCGGAATAGACACAACATCTAAAAGTGGTGACGATGACATTAGAACAAAATAATCTCTAATGAAAATTTAGAACCACAAACCTACTTGCTCATGTTGTCTAAATGCTAACATTCTCAGCCAGAAAAGACAATAGAAATTGCAAGCATGGTTCAGTTATTAAAAGGAAAAAAATTGATATCAAAAGTTAAAAATGTCATTCGCCATTTAAGTTAATGCTCATACCCATAAAACCGGCAGGATATGTTTTATCTGTCCTAACTTTGCCATCAACTAAAACATGGCGCTGCATTAAGATGGCAATTACTTCTCTATATGTGAGAGCATATTTTAGTCTGTTTCGCAGAATGAGGATCAAAGGGAGACATTCCCTTGATTTGTGTGGTCCTGATGATGGCTTGGGTGCCTGCACAACAAAGAAATTTAATGCATGAGTTCAAGAGAATGCATCAGATGATGAAAACTAAAATAACATTAGCAATATAAAGCCTAAGAAGGATGTTCATACAAAGGCACCACCAAGCTTATCAAGCATCCAATGTTTTGGAGCATTGAGTCGCTTTAAATGTTTCTTCAAACCTCTAGCCTGAAATACATGAGAAACTATAATTAGATTTTATATTATGATTAAAAAATTCTTGATATTCTACATTCAACATATAAAGATAATAATAATGCTACGTAGCATACAAACCACATAAGAAAGTAATAAAAGAAGATATGCAAAATCAAGTCTATGAAAGCATGCCGCATAAGAAGCCAACTCTCAATTCATTAAACCTAAATTGAGATGTCTAAGTTTTCGCTCATAACTAGTAGGCATGAAATCTATGAAACACGGACACATTTAGGAATATGCATGTCGCGGTATCCAACACACATCGGTGTCCGACATGCAT encodes:
- the LOC127127408 gene encoding 40S ribosomal protein S4-2, translating into MARGLKKHLKRLNAPKHWMLDKLGGAFAPKPSSGPHKSRECLPLILILRNRLKYALTYREVIAILMQRHVLVDGKVRTDKTYPAGFMDVVSIPKTNENFRLLYDTKGRFRLHSVRDDEAKFKLCKVRSVQFGQKGIPYLNTYDGRTIRYPDPLIKANDTIKLDLEQNKITDFIKFDVGNVVMVTGGRNRGRVGVIKNREKHKGTFETIHVQDATGHEFATRLGNVFTIGKGTKPWVSLPKGKGIKLTVIEEARKRIASQQVAAA